In Selenomonas dianae, a genomic segment contains:
- a CDS encoding NADH-quinone oxidoreductase subunit B, which yields MEIADRVPESLRHNVFVVKLDELLRWAHASSIWPLSSGLACCAIEMMSTATARFDLARFGYEVFRPCPRQADLLIVAGTLTWKMADPIVRLYEEMPEPKYVIAMGACTIAGGPFADSYAVVPGVDELLPVDVYIPGCPPRPEALIDGMLKLREKILHPERVRAERAYWAEQAAAKAVNA from the coding sequence ATGGAGATAGCGGATCGCGTACCCGAAAGCCTGCGTCACAATGTCTTCGTGGTGAAACTTGACGAGCTCTTGCGCTGGGCGCACGCGAGCTCGATCTGGCCGCTGTCCTCGGGGCTTGCCTGCTGTGCCATCGAGATGATGAGCACGGCGACGGCGCGGTTCGATCTCGCGCGGTTCGGCTATGAGGTGTTTCGTCCCTGTCCGCGTCAGGCGGATCTGCTCATCGTTGCGGGTACGCTGACGTGGAAGATGGCAGATCCGATTGTGCGCCTTTACGAGGAGATGCCCGAGCCGAAATATGTGATCGCTATGGGCGCGTGTACGATTGCGGGCGGGCCGTTCGCGGACTCGTATGCCGTTGTGCCGGGCGTGGACGAACTGCTGCCCGTGGATGTCTACATCCCCGGCTGTCCGCCGCGTCCCGAGGCACTGATCGACGGGATGCTCAAGCTGCGTGAGAAGATCCTCCATCCGGAGCGCGTGCGTGCCGAGCGTGCCTATTGGGCGGAGCAGGCAGCGGCAAAGGCGGTGAACGCATGA
- a CDS encoding NADH-quinone oxidoreductase subunit A has product MGEFGSLGIFLLVALFFPVMALGPAFLLQPKQPSPQKYIPYECGVDPIGSPYVQYRAGYFLYALLFIVFDIETVFLYPWAVEFRMLGLFALIEMFVFVGILALGLAYAWRKGDLSWR; this is encoded by the coding sequence ATGGGAGAGTTTGGAAGTCTGGGAATTTTTTTGCTGGTGGCGCTGTTTTTCCCCGTCATGGCACTCGGTCCTGCATTTCTGTTGCAGCCGAAGCAGCCGTCGCCGCAGAAATACATTCCCTACGAGTGCGGTGTCGATCCGATCGGCTCGCCGTATGTGCAGTATCGTGCGGGGTATTTCCTCTACGCACTGCTGTTCATCGTCTTTGACATCGAGACGGTGTTTCTCTATCCGTGGGCGGTGGAGTTCCGGATGCTCGGCTTGTTTGCGCTCATCGAGATGTTTGTCTTTGTCGGTATTCTCGCGCTCGGGCTTGCCTACGCATGGCGAAAGGGGGATCTCTCATGGAGATAG